AGTCTCCATCAGAATAAagtaaattcatttttcttttctatttggtATAAATTGTCACTAGAAGAAAAATACTGAATACGTTGAATTTAGCATCGCAAAATAGTGACAAATTTATTAGCGATAACAATATCGAATTCATCAGGTTAAATTATTATCGGTGAATTTACATTTTCGACGGTAAATTTACCAGTAATAATTGgaaggaaaacaaaaaaataggctCGTAATGTAGGATCAGATTTATTGTTGAAAAAATCTACCGATAAACTCATTTAGTGAAACACTGCGTTTTGGTGACCGGTAATGGTTTACCGTCAGATAAATTTCGACTGTAAATCTAACTGTAACTTTCCCTAAATTCGAAACACAAATGTTCTCCTCCTTCATTTtgaacctctctccctctctaccatttcttcttccattctctcTCTAGCCCTCTCCCTCCTCGCCGCACCAGCAGCCCTGCCGTCTAGCTGCCGTGAGCCCCGCCGCCgccttttcaatatatatatatatatatatatatatatatatatatatatatatatatatctcccaATTTGTTCTTCCATTCTTTCTCTAACCTTATCGCTCCCCGCTGCTCTGTCATCCCCGCCACGCGTCAACCCTGCCGTCGCATGCTCTCCGGCAACTTCTCTCCCTCTCGTTGTCATCCACTTTTGCCAGCCGCCACCAATAGTGACGACTACCACCAACATTATTTCGTCCACCTCTATGTCTGCATTTCTTGATAAAtaaatttctgtttttattttcgttaaatttatgattaatttaggttttagttattaattagtattatgatttagttagaaataatttttctgtttagtAAATTATGTGGTTAAGATAAGATTAGATTAGGTTATTAGACTTATGTGAGTTCTAATGCTGTAATGCTCTGATATTATTGTTGTGCTGTTGATTTTGAATTGGAATTGAATTTAGTAAATTGGTGATGcgcaagcttgaatgtatatatTTCACATAATTTAGGTTATTCTATTCAAATAGGCATATTGCTAAATGTTTGTGAAGTTGAAATGTGTACTtacttcttttgttttatttgattTCAACGGATAATGCATTTCTTTAACTAAGTTTAACGTAGTTTATTTTGATTAAGCTTTTTGAATGATGTTATGAATATATTTAGCACATTTTTAAATTGGTATGCTCTTTGCATATATGACGGCAAGTAGAAGTGTTGCGGATCAGTCTAGTAGTCGTGGTAGAGGAGGGATTTTGCCGATACCCTTGGAAATTCTAGATCATCACCCTCTACTCCGACTATCCCGGTGACGTCacaggttgcaggtgcattgaaACAGCCGTTCATTACGATTCCTAACCTCAACTTTGTCCCTGAGTCTACGGAGACACTGCTGCCTTCAGCGAAAGACACCGCGATGCTGGAATCCTCTCACAGAAGCCAGCCAGCTGATGACCCTCCACCACCTTCTATTGTACGAATGACCATTTGGCCTGATGGCGGAACGGCGTAAGTACTACTTTATGTCTTTTATATGCTGAAAGTGTTTGATAATTTGTGATTAGTGATGTTTGACTATTGATtctagttttagtggatttagagTTGTAGGTTTAAACTGCCGAAAGTGTTTGATATATCCtgattattgcttcttgattattgattattgattctagtttagtggatttaTGGATGTTGCTTCTTAATTATTGACTGTTATTCATTGATTGCTGAAAATTGGTGTTATTTAAGTTAATTGTTGATGGATAGAATTTGTGACGCATTTCAGTTATAGATGAAAATTctgccaaaatttctaaaaaatctcTATATATTATGATTATTTGCTTCAGAAGTTTTAATTTGGATTGCCATATTGGTTTGTTTGTGAATTATTGATAGGTTTACTCCAAACAACAATGCTCGTACTCAAGAGATGACCAACGTCATCAAGCTGATATACGACCATCCATGGCTAGTTTATTagctagtttatatcttctattttgtttaatacgatatattttgattaactaattttaaaaaaaaaattgtgcatGTGAACTTTATATGGGACAAGGAGCACGATGCCCTCATCTAGAGGAAGATATACGACTATCGAATTGGTATGCGGTTGCAACAGATGCTGGAGGATGTACTAAGGTTCAAATGTGCACCAGTAGCAGCGACACTGCTGGTGGGACACAAACATCGCCGCCTTTTCTGCCGCCTCAGCAGGACCACGGAAATGACGACGACTACTAAGATCTTTAGTCATTAGgtctttgttttttattgtttcattatatttgatttatgtgactttaaatttatttgaacattTACGTAATTagtttctattatttataatttgaccACTAATGgtgtgaaaaatatatttaattaaaaaataaaattaaaaaaattgcgtcacaaattttttttttaaaaattgacattaccgtcgaatttaccgAAAATATAATCTGACGATAATAATGCAGGAAATAAGATATTGTGACGCCAATACTATTGTCGAAAAAATTTTCGATAACCAAATAATTTTTTAGACAAATAATCTGTCACAGAATCCGACAATAATTACCGTCGACGATAACTCATTACCGACAAAGTAAATACCATcgaatattttttaatgatattcGACATTTTTATTGTAATATGCAAACAATAttcattttgctttcttttttttttttgcaggtaTGATATACAGTTAAATTATaaatctataaattttttttgtccgagttattttactaaataaatatttattttgtttaaataaaagaaatcccTTCATTTTGACAGCCCAGTGGGTAAAACATGATTTCAATTCAGAAAAATTGTGGCATGATACGTGGGTCTTCGACTGAATTTACTTCAACAGTGAAAACAAGAAGGTGGACATGAATTTTGGATTGGATGAGATGGCAGAATTCACCTCTCAATAAATaggatttaattttaatacaccaataatataaaatattgtatataatcatataattatatttatttttttagataattattcatgtagttaatataaaaaataattatttttaataatgtgatattacgtaattaaatatatatatatatatatatatatatatatatatatatatatatatggctgatttttttgtatatagaaaaaatatttgtgtttttttGGAAAATGGAATTATTTGGTATAATTACAGATGGGTAGATTTTGTAGGTGAAAAGTCAACACATGGAGAGCGTGGTGCAATACATGGGGGCGTGTTAGATACGTGTCAGCATCCTGGCCAACATGTGGGAGGCGTGTTGGACACGTGGCAGCGTATTGACCAACACATGGGGGGTGTGGTGCAACacaatttaaatatcaatatttaacCAAAACACCATCttcattttcatattaaaaataatttatatatatatatatgtataaaattattttatattaaaattaaatacaaataaataaataaataatattttagaaaacCGGAACACGCAGCATACATCAGTTATCTAATAGTGTTGCAAGAAAAAGTTGAGAGATAGTTAGAGTTATACAGTTTGTAATCACGAACCCTAACACCTAATACATCTGTTAGCTCGTGACGCGACCAACTTCCCTTTCCCCTCGCACCGAAAGCATCATTATTTTGGAGCTTCCATTCCACattcaattttaattattaacattttaataagtTTCAGTATCagtgatttttaattttgtttagccAAGATTaggatatatatttatatttttgaaaaaatatattaaaaaaatcatcaaaatttattatttttgactattaatttaatttttttagtttagtgatctaataatataatttatctcatactattaaatattaataattaactaagaactaaaaataataaattttgataattttctaatatttttctttgcGAAATACTTACAAACTACATACTTCCTAAAACAGTAATTACATTAGTAACTTattacatattttaatttttttgtcaattatcttaattaatattaattaaaaataatttaatttttactattcattgaaattatatttttattgttttttaaattttaatgatgtatttatctaataaaaaatattatatgtatacataaaatcagtcatcaaattaattattatgtatttataatttgtatatataaacACATGTGTTATTTAACgtatttttaatatgtaaattatattttaacGTGATTgattagataattaatttttaatgtacatataacataattaatatttaaaatttgatttaataaaattttaacttttcaaaaatagtttatcAAAACTATCATTTgaaatataacttttaaaaaattattatatttatatttaaaaagtcaaattaaaaataacttttaataaatataaacaataataattatgtttggtaaaatatattttaaaattaaaaatatcattataaacataatataaaattagatttagatatttattaatatatgatgTTATATTTgacttataattttaataattataaatcaatttaaaaaaatttttaattgcttttaaaaatatctataatttttaaaaataataaatataaatatataatttttttaatttattaaatgtaaaataaaatatttatactttttaaaataaatttaccaAAACAAATTTTAATACATACATCCTCTATTTTTAAATGCTATTAAATGACAATGAAATATTGAATTTTAGAATTATAAATAACAATTATCTCTAGACATTTACACCAATTTTTCCTTTATCCAAACAAGTGTCTTTTTGAGGGTGAGTTTTAGCCCGCGCCTGTCCAAATGAGGCTAATGGAACGCCTCGTATAATCTGACACACTTTAACCTGGGTTTTCAGGTTTATCATAAAATTGCGTTTGACCTCTAAAAGATTCAGATTTTGAAAAAGGCACAACATAGTATTTCTAAAGATGAcccataaaatttaataaatagttGGACTCTACCCCCGTACATAAGGCAGCCCGAATTGTTTTATTGAACTTATCATGTGGGCCGGCCCAATTCGTAATTTAGCAAGAATGTTtgttaaatcttttttttaattgatcaacatacaaaaaacaaaaaagggaACTCCTTCAATGaggaaaagtgaaaaaaaaaaagtgaaatatgaaaaataaaaatgtttaacgGATGGTAATGTTTAAGAAAATTTTATCCGAAAAGAGCTGTAGTTATGCATTCAGTCTGGAATGCCGGTGACCGCCATGGAAACATAGACAAGCGAACCTACACTTTGAAGCATAAACATTATGAAGATTTTCAACAAATCTGTATTCTTTAAGATCGACTGTTGATGGTAAGTACATTTTGTTTGTGTTCCCCATTTTTTGCTATTTTAAAAGAATGAAGAATAAAGTAGTCGTTTAATGTTTTTGTTGTATATGTCTATATGATTTTCTAGTTGAGGCATGTTCTATTGGAGATCAATTAGAACAAGTAAGTAATATGCTATGCAACAATAAATAGGAGAACCGTTTGAAGCATGGAAAAACCCTAAGATTCTTTGGCTTTGAAATGCAATTATCATTTTGCAAGGAGAACTGTTTGAAAGGTTAGTATCCCATTtccttataaaaaaaaattaaaaatatttttttgagctaataattataaattattgtgAAGAAGTTGTTTTtgtctaataattaaaaatattttttatttgtacaaattaaatcatTTTACCTATGACTTGTTATGAATTGTTATTAGATATTAGTAATTTTTGTTTTGGTAATTAGTTTACGTTTGagttaaaaatgaaaattaaaaagaaaagtatgAGCTACACAAAGGTAAGTAGTTCATTAGCTAATGGTGATGATCGATAGCTAATGGTAAGCAGTTGTtctgtttgaattttttaatggAGTTGTATAGTATACATTATATGGAGTTCTAAATTATACATTGAAGTAAATCATTGTGGTTGGAGTACATGCAAGAGTACATTTATTTCATTGTTTTATGTGATGTGTGATGCGTTGCAGGTGTCGTTATTAGAGAAAGAACTGGACAGGTATTATAACAATTCGATGTATGCACCATTCGAAGAAGAAGGGGTCGTCGAGGAGAATGCAGCGAGCGATGGAGATGATTTCGAGGGGGTTGGGGGACATTCGGCTGAGTCAGGTGCAGAAGGCATTGACGATGATGTATACGGTGATGGTTTTTATGACAACTGGGAAGAAAGGGGAATTGATAGGCTGACTGATCTGGGTTGTATGAATTTGAAAGAAATTAGGGCCGATCATATTAAAATGTTACATTTTGCAGACCGGGAAGTTGCTTTTGCTTTCTATAACCTATATGCAAAGATGAACGGGTTTGCCGCAAGAAGGTACCGGTCGCGGCGGAACATGAACAACGAGGTTACACAACAGTCCTTTGTTTGCTTTAGGCAGGGATTTAGAAAGCACAATGATTGTGAAGAACGTAAAAGGGAACCAAAGCCAGAGACTAGATGTGGTTGTGAGGCTGAGATGCGTGTACATGTACACAGGGAAAGTGGAAGATGGATCATAATCTATTTTCAGGAAGTTCATAATCACAAAATGCTTGAGGACACACTAACTTTTATGCTTCCCGGACACAGGATGATGAACGCGGCAGCTATTAATCAGATGAATATGATGCTTAAGGTCGGCATTAGGACTCCACAAATTTATGCATCATTTGTGCAAACCGCAGGAGGCCACGAAAATGTTCCGTTTTTGAAAAGAGATATGTACAACCAAATAGACAAACAAAGAAAGCTCATTGGCGGGGATGCAAAATCGTGTCTTAAGTTGTTAGAATCAATGGCAGAGCGGAACCCAGGAATGTTTGTAAGATACTTGGCAGATAAAGATGGGCGATTGGTTCACCTGTTTTGGTCAGACAATTGCAGTCAGCTAGATTTCCATCTTTTTGGGGATGTGTTAGCATTTGATGCAACATATCGTAAGAATAAGTACATGTGCCCACTTGTGGTTTTTTCCGGTGTAAACCATCATAATCAAACAATTGTATTTGCTGCAGCACTAGTTGCAAACGAGACGGAAGAAACATACACTTGGTTACTTCAGCAGTTTCTTGAAGCAATGAAAGGGAAGGCACCTGGATGTGTTATAACTGATGGTCACGGTGCAATGAAGAAGGCCATTGAAACTGTATTTCCAGGTGCTTATCATCGACTCTGTGCTTGGCATTTAATTAGGAATGCTACTTCAAATATTAGCAATCCAGTGTTTACATCTGAATTCAAAAAATGCATGTTATTTGACTATGAGGTATCTGAGTTTGAGGAAAGATGGCAGAAGGTTGTATCGGAACTTGGTCTCGAGACTAATCAGTGGGTGTGTGATCTTTATGCCAAGAGAGCAATGTGGGCCACTGCATATATCCGCGGACATTTTTTCGGTGGCTTCCGAACAACCTCAAGGTGTGAAGGTTTACATTCTATGCTTGGCAAGTTTGTACACTCTAGACATAACTTGAAGGACTTTGTGGAGCAGTTCTTTCGGTGCATATCTCAGATGAGGTCTCGGGAAGCACACACTGATTTGCAATCTATTGTTGGGGATTTGGTAATGCAGACACCATTGCATGCTCTTGAGAGATCGGCTGCAAATTCACTTACACGGGAAATTTTTCTATTGTTCAGGCCAATGCTTTCACGAGCTTGCACGTTGAAGGTTCGCTCCTGCACATACACACCTATGTGTAAGATTTATACACTTTCACGATCCGGAGATGCACAGCGAGAGTGGCAAGTCTCACATTATCCTAATGGAACTTTCTTTAAGTGTTCATGCATGAGGATGGAGTCATTGGGTATTCCATGTGATCACATTGTGGCGGTCCTTGTTCATATGGATGCCACAGAGATACCGTCAACTTTGGTTCTGGGCAGGTGGTCAAAGGATGCCAGGTCCAAAGTTAGGGAATTCATGGAAAAAGGACCATTTTGTTGGGATTCAATGGTCAATTGTCGTAATTGGATGTTGAATGACTTGTGTAGGGAGCTGTGTGTGGTAGCGTCCAACGATGCTGATCAGTTTGTGCAAGTCACCCAGAAAATTAGGAATGAGATCTCCCGTGTTAAGGGTTCAGTCAAAGAGGTTGGCGAAAGAGCGAATGTGGTCGGATCCTCCACTCTGGAGGAATGTGTTAGGGATccgaatattttattttgatataccTCGGTAAATCCCTAACATGCATGGTTATACTCTGAACAACAGGCCCAAGCTTCCACAAATCTTAACTTATCTAAAAAAATCCATTAATATAGAATTATACTTAAACTCAATTCATAATAATATCAACGCCAATGAAGAGGcgtgaaataaaatataataaatttattaataatttaaattaaattaattaaactaaaCCAAATTTTTctcaatacaaattaatttttattttttaaattaaaaataacctataaaatttgagaaatttttaaatattttcataatataaaataatattcattattttaaatcaaatataacatacaaaataacatattttagtactctttttaagtATTCTTTTCAATCTTATAAATTTTGTAGTgctcttattattattttatttagtattattttagatcatagaattttattattttgtttttttaataaagtaataattcatattataacaaatttatgacacaaaatttcataaaattttttaaaaaaattaaattatgaaaGTACGATACTATACTAAAAATGAACTTATGCAATAGGAGAATGTAAGGAAGCACCTAAATACTTTCGTTGATGACTTGCGAAGCAAAAatgttattaattatatttattattttaaatcaaatataatatataaaataacatattttagtactctttttaagcattcttttttatattataaattttgtaatactcttattattattttatttagtattattttagatcgtagaattttattattttgatttttttaataaagtaataattcatattataacaaatttacgacacaaaatttcataaaaatttaaaaaaattaaaatatgaaagcaCGATACTATACTAAAAATGAACTTATGCAATAGGAGCATGTGAGGAAGCACCCAAATACCTTCGTTGATGACTTGCGAAGCAAAAATACGTTATTCTCTAAACCTTTGGTTTTTTTTACTCTGGAGTTCTCACCTACTAGATCGTC
The sequence above is drawn from the Arachis hypogaea cultivar Tifrunner chromosome 4, arahy.Tifrunner.gnm2.J5K5, whole genome shotgun sequence genome and encodes:
- the LOC112798316 gene encoding protein FAR1-RELATED SEQUENCE 5-like, which encodes MHSVWNAGDRHGNIDKRTYTLKHKHYEDFQQIFEACSIGDQLEQVSLLEKELDRYYNNSMYAPFEEEGVVEENAASDGDDFEGVGGHSAESGAEGIDDDVYGDGFYDNWEERGIDRLTDLGCMNLKEIRADHIKMLHFADREVAFAFYNLYAKMNGFAARRYRSRRNMNNEVTQQSFVCFRQGFRKHNDCEERKREPKPETRCGCEAEMRVHVHRESGRWIIIYFQEVHNHKMLEDTLTFMLPGHRMMNAAAINQMNMMLKVGIRTPQIYASFVQTAGGHENVPFLKRDMYNQIDKQRKLIGGDAKSCLKLLESMAERNPGMFVRYLADKDGRLVHLFWSDNCSQLDFHLFGDVLAFDATYRKNKYMCPLVVFSGVNHHNQTIVFAAALVANETEETYTWLLQQFLEAMKGKAPGCVITDGHGAMKKAIETVFPGAYHRLCAWHLIRNATSNISNPVFTSEFKKCMLFDYEVSEFEERWQKVVSELGLETNQWVCDLYAKRAMWATAYIRGHFFGGFRTTSRCEGLHSMLGKFVHSRHNLKDFVEQFFRCISQMRSREAHTDLQSIVGDLVMQTPLHALERSAANSLTREIFLLFRPMLSRACTLKVRSCTYTPMCKIYTLSRSGDAQREWQVSHYPNGTFFKCSCMRMESLGIPCDHIVAVLVHMDATEIPSTLVLGRWSKDARSKVREFMEKGPFCWDSMVNCRNWMLNDLCRELCVVASNDADQFVQVTQKIRNEISRVKGSVKEVGERANVVGSSTLEECVRDPNILF